A stretch of Pseudoalteromonas sp. A25 DNA encodes these proteins:
- the glgX gene encoding glycogen debranching protein GlgX produces the protein MLNSRRGSCRPLGSTVIDDGVNFAVYAPEATSLSLCLFDSSGHSETARIAMFLHEGGIWSVHVSPLNVGALYGYRAEGEYNPQKGKLFNANKLLLDPYAKDLHGEFTWSERHFCHMPVGKLSLSDNAIDMPKSKVVAIDKYDSPKPQVPWSRTVIYECHVKGATARHREIPPALRGTFAALCEPAFISHLKFLGVTTLELLPVQTFVSEQFLTTKGLTNYWGYNTLNFFIPHKAYLCNGDVREFQSMVRTLHQAGIEVILDVVYNHTAEAGVDGPTLSLKGLNNQGYYRSVLGQPDVYINDTGCGNTVNIDDPYALGLVLDSLRYWVEVMGVDGFRFDLATILARNADGFNRYHAFLQAVIQDPILQQVKLIAEPWDIGPGGYQLGAFPAPWREWNDKYRDTVRRFWRGDINVLPELAKRIHGSHDLFEHNLRGPLSSINFITSHDGFTLADWVSYEHKHNEANGEQNLDGHGANHSMNCGKEGFSTDPKITSLRLKMQKNALVTLFLSKGVPMIASGSEFGHSQGGNNNAYCQDNRSNWLAWKSSQFNHSLTVFIKELVALRKQFDAFSHPFYIHTDDSRFSVHWLNEHGEPMLPQQWHEANRQWLVYMLVDKQKQNALMIMFNAAKDPLDMTFPAAPYSEQWQLALTSCKSVDVIEQSISISPQSSWVFTSVNEGITHG, from the coding sequence ATGTTAAATTCAAGACGGGGTAGCTGTCGCCCGCTTGGCAGTACAGTGATAGACGATGGGGTAAATTTTGCCGTTTACGCGCCAGAAGCCACTTCCTTGTCATTGTGTTTATTTGACAGCAGCGGTCATAGTGAAACAGCGCGCATTGCGATGTTTCTGCATGAAGGCGGTATTTGGAGCGTACATGTCTCTCCTCTTAATGTGGGTGCCTTATATGGGTATCGAGCAGAAGGCGAATATAACCCGCAAAAAGGAAAGCTGTTTAATGCTAATAAGCTTTTACTCGACCCTTATGCTAAAGACTTACACGGCGAGTTTACATGGAGTGAGCGACATTTTTGTCACATGCCGGTCGGCAAACTAAGCCTCTCTGATAATGCGATTGATATGCCCAAGTCAAAAGTGGTTGCTATCGACAAATACGACAGCCCAAAGCCTCAGGTTCCTTGGTCAAGAACCGTTATCTATGAATGTCACGTCAAAGGGGCAACCGCTCGGCACCGTGAAATACCACCTGCATTAAGAGGGACTTTTGCAGCCCTTTGCGAGCCCGCATTTATCAGCCATCTTAAGTTTTTAGGCGTAACAACACTTGAACTTTTACCTGTGCAAACGTTTGTTAGTGAACAGTTCCTTACAACCAAGGGGCTAACCAACTATTGGGGCTACAACACACTTAACTTTTTCATTCCTCATAAAGCATACTTGTGTAATGGGGATGTGCGCGAGTTTCAATCTATGGTGCGTACATTACACCAAGCAGGCATTGAGGTGATTTTAGATGTAGTCTACAACCACACAGCAGAAGCCGGTGTTGATGGCCCAACATTGTCGCTTAAAGGCCTCAATAATCAAGGCTATTATCGCAGTGTACTTGGGCAGCCCGACGTCTATATCAACGACACAGGATGTGGTAACACTGTGAATATTGATGACCCATACGCGCTCGGTTTAGTGCTAGATAGCTTACGCTACTGGGTTGAGGTGATGGGTGTAGATGGCTTTAGATTTGACCTTGCAACTATTTTGGCCAGAAATGCAGATGGCTTTAATCGCTACCATGCATTTTTACAAGCCGTGATTCAAGACCCGATATTACAGCAAGTTAAACTCATTGCAGAGCCTTGGGATATCGGCCCCGGTGGCTATCAACTTGGTGCGTTTCCCGCTCCATGGCGAGAATGGAACGACAAGTACCGTGATACCGTAAGACGGTTTTGGCGAGGCGATATCAACGTTTTACCGGAGCTTGCCAAGCGTATTCATGGCTCACACGATTTGTTCGAGCATAACCTACGAGGTCCATTAAGCTCTATCAACTTTATAACCAGCCACGACGGATTTACCTTAGCTGACTGGGTTAGTTACGAGCACAAACACAATGAAGCGAATGGCGAGCAAAACCTTGACGGACATGGTGCCAATCACTCTATGAACTGCGGTAAAGAAGGCTTTTCTACCGATCCTAAGATCACCTCTTTGCGCTTGAAAATGCAAAAAAATGCCTTAGTCACGCTGTTTCTTTCCAAAGGAGTGCCAATGATTGCGTCTGGCAGTGAGTTTGGCCACTCTCAAGGTGGAAATAACAACGCTTACTGCCAAGACAACCGAAGCAACTGGTTGGCATGGAAGTCTTCTCAGTTCAATCACAGTCTTACAGTTTTTATCAAAGAACTGGTCGCATTACGCAAACAGTTTGATGCCTTTTCACACCCTTTTTATATACACACTGACGATAGTCGCTTTTCAGTGCATTGGCTTAACGAGCATGGCGAGCCTATGCTCCCACAACAATGGCACGAAGCTAACCGTCAGTGGTTAGTTTATATGCTTGTCGATAAGCAAAAGCAAAACGCTCTAATGATTATGTTTAATGCGGCTAAAGACCCTTTAGACATGACCTTTCCAGCTGCTCCCTATAGCGAGCAATGGCAATTGGCACTCACTAGTTGCAAAAGTGTAGACGTTATCGAGCAGTCGATTTCTATTTCTCCCCAATCTAGTTGGGTTTTTACATCTGTAAATGAAGGAATTACTCATGGCTAA
- the malQ gene encoding 4-alpha-glucanotransferase codes for MQGLSQLFYLHGIGYDYTKYTGEHVVFEHQTRAQALRCCGIDTDNISHIDKLNFDLDIAPWLNVVGDVCMVEQHDSLLKLRLPDSQLNGIANLCIEALNYEHQFALTSGAVIGEYLFEGVRYVEVAYQITALPIGYFDANICLPSGTYQTQIWSIPSECYKQPEHPSCGISVQLYTLASDRNLGIGDFADLHELVKHSASHGCDYILLNPLHMLFKEQQHRVSPYSPNHRGLLNPLYIAIDWCDDFEQSTQIQHELALSLAALKSHKKEPFVDYNLVSEQKYRLLEMLYHHFKQHKTSKSVDAFACFKREFAKPLEVLNNDECQIYWQFLARQQLNRCQRFSIESGMAVGLINDLAVGCAQDSLEFNANKTLYAGNAHVGAPPDPWAEAGQDWGLPALNPIKLRTNKFEFFKQLLRSNMKSVGGLRIDHVMAIRRLWWCFSVQGSQQGCYVYYPFEHLIALLKIESQLQQTMIIGEDLGVVPPEVRSVMLDANMLGNVLFYFEKDQNGEFVQPEHIRSHVLLMVANHDVPPFNAWWQGKDLIVKSQYDLLDEQALSNEQSKRDNEKDRLLRWFEKAGVSHFNKQSNANLVYESLITQLSKSSASMLCIQLDDLDEQDLPVNIPGTYLEYPNWRRRLKNNISDIFTNKSDFINSITQSRKGL; via the coding sequence ATGCAGGGATTATCTCAGCTGTTTTACTTGCACGGTATTGGCTACGACTATACAAAATACACCGGCGAGCATGTCGTGTTTGAACATCAAACCAGAGCGCAAGCATTACGCTGCTGTGGTATCGATACTGACAATATATCTCATATAGATAAGTTAAATTTTGACCTAGACATAGCACCATGGCTCAATGTTGTTGGTGATGTATGTATGGTTGAACAACATGACTCACTACTTAAGCTGCGACTGCCCGATAGTCAGTTAAATGGCATTGCAAACCTGTGCATTGAAGCGCTCAATTACGAGCATCAATTTGCATTAACAAGTGGTGCTGTTATAGGAGAGTATTTGTTTGAGGGAGTCCGCTATGTTGAAGTCGCCTATCAAATAACAGCGCTGCCAATCGGCTATTTCGATGCCAATATCTGTTTACCATCGGGCACATATCAAACACAAATTTGGTCGATACCTAGCGAGTGCTATAAACAACCCGAACACCCTTCTTGTGGTATCTCTGTGCAGCTTTATACCTTAGCTAGCGATAGAAACCTTGGCATTGGCGATTTTGCAGACTTACATGAGTTAGTAAAGCACAGCGCCAGTCACGGCTGTGACTACATTTTGCTAAACCCCCTGCATATGTTGTTTAAAGAGCAACAGCACAGAGTAAGCCCTTATAGCCCAAATCATCGCGGTTTACTCAACCCGCTGTATATTGCCATTGATTGGTGCGACGACTTTGAGCAAAGCACACAGATTCAGCATGAATTAGCGCTGTCTTTAGCCGCCTTAAAGTCGCACAAAAAAGAGCCTTTTGTTGATTATAATTTAGTAAGCGAGCAAAAGTATCGCTTGCTTGAGATGCTCTACCACCATTTTAAGCAACACAAAACGTCTAAATCGGTAGATGCATTTGCGTGTTTTAAGCGCGAATTTGCCAAACCATTAGAAGTGCTTAACAACGATGAATGCCAAATTTATTGGCAGTTTCTTGCAAGACAGCAGCTTAACCGTTGTCAGCGCTTTAGCATAGAAAGTGGAATGGCCGTTGGCTTAATCAATGATTTAGCCGTAGGGTGTGCACAAGACAGCTTAGAGTTTAATGCAAACAAGACTCTATATGCTGGTAATGCTCATGTGGGTGCACCGCCAGATCCATGGGCAGAAGCAGGCCAAGACTGGGGCCTGCCAGCACTAAACCCGATTAAACTACGCACCAACAAATTTGAATTTTTTAAACAGTTACTGCGCAGTAACATGAAATCAGTCGGTGGCCTTCGCATTGACCATGTTATGGCAATTCGGCGCTTATGGTGGTGTTTTTCAGTGCAAGGTTCACAACAAGGCTGTTACGTTTACTACCCGTTTGAGCACCTTATTGCGCTTCTAAAAATAGAATCGCAACTACAGCAAACCATGATCATTGGTGAAGATCTAGGCGTGGTTCCACCTGAAGTGCGCTCCGTTATGCTCGACGCCAACATGCTGGGAAATGTGCTTTTTTATTTTGAGAAAGACCAAAACGGCGAGTTTGTTCAACCAGAACATATTAGAAGCCATGTGCTATTAATGGTGGCAAACCATGACGTACCGCCATTTAACGCTTGGTGGCAGGGCAAAGATCTGATCGTAAAAAGCCAATACGACCTATTAGATGAACAAGCGTTATCTAATGAACAAAGCAAACGTGATAACGAAAAAGACCGGTTATTACGTTGGTTTGAAAAGGCGGGCGTTAGTCATTTCAACAAGCAAAGCAACGCTAACTTGGTGTATGAGTCTTTGATCACACAACTATCTAAATCAAGCGCATCCATGTTGTGCATTCAACTTGACGATTTAGACGAACAAGACTTACCCGTCAATATTCCCGGCACGTACCTTGAGTACCCAAACTGGCGGCGCCGGTTAAAGAACAATATCAGCGACATTTTTACTAATAAAAGTGATTTTATAAATTCAATAACTCAAAGCAGGAAAGGATTATGA
- a CDS encoding DUF3644 domain-containing protein — protein sequence MNKLARNNNQIALADVLREFEENGTIFTAEMVAQRTTYSKNSINKYINEKLLDKYIFHAGSRAKYRIEGISVLSNDEFLAVMSQSAKAKQKKPEEQFHDKLVSRSLDAFTLALEVYNRPSMKNRVEAFAIMMVNAWELLLKAEILKAEGYEKIFYDGDKSISISDAVKRRLQEKDPVRINLETIIDLRDHAIHLLIPELQPQLSRLFQATVLNYQTRYRNEMGNAPLAGQSVGMLSLVVDGPAPEVALIQKLYGKHAAQSVSKFIQRFDETSKKVDSTEFSIPVDYRLALVKREDESDLSLSVGDAGEGAIIITKTKDPDATHPYHTKEALYEINKRQATISIKSGAFQAVLNKHKINNQTKSDMRWVIDGRPRYSEKFIRWFVDNLKQPKWLESAKEFRRSQLRNKR from the coding sequence ATGAATAAATTGGCAAGGAATAATAACCAGATCGCGTTGGCTGATGTTTTAAGGGAGTTTGAAGAAAACGGCACTATCTTTACCGCTGAGATGGTAGCCCAACGCACCACGTATAGTAAAAACTCCATCAACAAGTACATTAATGAGAAGTTGCTTGATAAGTACATTTTTCATGCTGGTTCACGTGCCAAATACCGAATTGAAGGGATAAGTGTCTTATCAAATGACGAGTTCCTTGCAGTAATGAGTCAGTCAGCGAAAGCTAAACAAAAAAAACCGGAAGAGCAGTTTCACGACAAGCTGGTTAGTCGGAGTCTCGATGCGTTTACTTTAGCGCTTGAGGTATATAACCGACCAAGTATGAAAAATCGTGTTGAGGCCTTCGCAATCATGATGGTCAATGCTTGGGAACTGTTACTCAAAGCAGAAATACTTAAGGCTGAAGGGTATGAAAAAATCTTTTATGATGGGGATAAAAGTATATCCATTTCAGATGCGGTTAAAAGGAGGCTGCAAGAAAAAGATCCTGTCAGAATCAATTTAGAGACGATTATTGATTTACGTGACCACGCCATCCATCTGCTGATACCAGAATTACAGCCACAATTGTCCCGGCTTTTTCAAGCAACCGTTCTGAACTATCAAACACGTTATAGGAATGAAATGGGTAATGCCCCTCTTGCCGGGCAAAGTGTGGGTATGCTGAGTTTGGTAGTAGATGGCCCCGCTCCAGAAGTAGCATTAATTCAAAAGTTGTATGGTAAGCATGCTGCTCAATCAGTATCGAAATTCATTCAACGCTTTGACGAAACATCGAAGAAGGTTGATTCTACAGAGTTCTCAATCCCGGTTGACTACAGGCTTGCGCTTGTTAAACGGGAAGATGAAAGCGATCTGTCACTTAGTGTGGGTGATGCCGGTGAAGGGGCTATTATCATCACGAAGACTAAAGATCCAGATGCTACGCACCCCTACCATACGAAGGAGGCCCTTTACGAAATAAACAAACGGCAGGCAACCATTTCAATCAAGAGTGGCGCTTTTCAGGCCGTGCTGAATAAACACAAAATTAATAATCAGACAAAGTCAGATATGCGTTGGGTGATTGATGGGAGACCTCGCTATTCTGAAAAATTCATTAGATGGTTTGTGGACAACTTAAAGCAACCCAAGTGGCTGGAATCTGCTAAGGAATTTAGACGCAGCCAACTTAGGAACAAGCGCTGA
- a CDS encoding MarR family winged helix-turn-helix transcriptional regulator has product MNTELPDSFLALTFRFKSLVLKAIRAQGVEVVPMEIQSLHLINRTEHCTAAFMSEHMDRDKGQLARLIKDMIKKGLIEKAKNPNDTRSHLLSLTNNGKAVLEQVLSIEAKIIQNMRVGLTPEQIDVFNEVAVIMTANLKDSDC; this is encoded by the coding sequence TTGAATACTGAATTGCCCGATAGCTTTTTAGCACTTACCTTTAGATTTAAATCTTTGGTGCTCAAAGCCATTAGAGCGCAAGGGGTTGAGGTTGTGCCGATGGAAATACAATCGCTTCATCTAATAAATAGAACAGAGCATTGCACCGCCGCTTTTATGTCTGAGCACATGGATAGAGACAAAGGTCAATTAGCAAGACTGATTAAAGATATGATTAAAAAGGGATTAATTGAAAAAGCCAAAAACCCAAATGATACCCGAAGCCATCTACTTAGCTTAACTAATAATGGTAAAGCCGTATTAGAGCAAGTGTTATCAATTGAAGCTAAAATTATACAAAACATGCGCGTTGGCCTTACGCCAGAGCAGATCGATGTATTTAACGAGGTAGCAGTTATCATGACTGCTAATCTCAAAGACAGTGATTGCTGA
- a CDS encoding VOC family protein, whose amino-acid sequence MITSIAHTTIYVLNQDNALDFYKNKLGFEVGDDMKVEGDFRWLTVHPKSTPQLQLVLAEPKEGPMFSKESAEKIRSLIEEGAFGAGVFETDDCQKTYQELEAKGVEFIQPPTEQLYGIEAMALDNSGNWFSLVERVNKLNKS is encoded by the coding sequence ATGATCACATCTATTGCTCATACAACCATATATGTACTTAATCAGGACAACGCACTCGATTTTTACAAGAACAAGCTCGGTTTTGAGGTCGGTGACGATATGAAAGTGGAGGGCGATTTTAGGTGGCTAACTGTGCATCCAAAATCTACCCCTCAACTTCAGCTAGTCTTAGCAGAGCCAAAAGAGGGGCCCATGTTCAGTAAAGAGTCTGCTGAAAAAATACGAAGTTTAATCGAAGAAGGTGCATTCGGCGCTGGTGTTTTTGAAACTGACGACTGCCAAAAAACGTATCAAGAGCTTGAGGCCAAAGGCGTGGAGTTTATCCAGCCACCCACTGAGCAGCTTTATGGTATTGAAGCCATGGCCTTAGACAACTCAGGCAACTGGTTTAGCTTGGTTGAACGAGTAAATAAATTGAATAAGTCTTAA
- the glgB gene encoding 1,4-alpha-glucan branching protein GlgB → MNSVVSTSKPVQDYSQQLNALQSGCFADPFSFLGLHSVSATEYELRVYLPGADSVSIEQGKTATKLKRYLSSDLFLLSLSRPLTHENKLVVQYDKHKQVKHDVYRFGCHLDEQALYLFNEGTLEHAYQHLGAHFITHEGVEGVRFSVWAPNAKSVSVIGDFNCWNRCEHFMRFHPASGVWELFIPALKPNQCYKYAIVDNYGNVQDKADPFAFKMQQAPGTASVLQPLKQHKALTQSQLSARAKRNHVSAPVSIYEVHLGSWKRRVDEDNRYLTYRELADDLIPYVKDMGFTHLQLMPISEYPFDGSWGYQPVGLFSPSSRFGSFEDFIYFTERCHDEDIGLLIDWVPGHFPSDPHGLHKFDGTHLYEHADSRQGFHPDWNTYIYNYDRPEVKSFLLANAMYWLEEFKIDGLRVDAVASMLYLDYSRKDGEWIANKYGGRENLGAIDCLQQVNTRCYGADSSIMMIAEESTAWPGVTNTVDNNGLGFGFKWNMGWMNDSLSYMSRDPLYRQHHHHEMTFSMAYAYSENYILPLSHDEVVHGKGSLLSKMPGDDWQQFANLRAYFAFMFAHPGKKLLFMGSELASRHEWDHNQGLDWQLLEHESHNGIQKVIKKLNTLYTATPALHECDHTPAGFQWIDCNNAAHSLFSFARFGKERNDLTVVISHLAPLVHHQYRVGVPRAGVYEVALNTDDKDLFGSGVKVVGSKQQLIQTEPTPSHGFEHSIVISIPPLATLYLNWITG, encoded by the coding sequence ATGAACAGTGTAGTATCAACAAGCAAACCCGTTCAAGATTACTCACAACAGCTAAATGCATTACAAAGTGGTTGCTTTGCTGATCCCTTTTCCTTTTTAGGGTTACATTCTGTTTCTGCGACAGAGTATGAGCTTAGGGTCTATTTACCCGGTGCCGACTCAGTGAGTATTGAGCAAGGGAAAACCGCGACTAAACTTAAGCGTTACTTATCTAGCGATCTGTTTTTGCTGTCATTAAGCCGACCATTGACACACGAAAATAAACTCGTTGTTCAGTACGACAAGCACAAGCAAGTGAAACACGATGTTTATCGTTTTGGATGTCACTTGGACGAACAAGCACTTTATTTGTTTAACGAGGGGACACTCGAGCACGCCTACCAACATCTTGGCGCGCATTTCATAACACATGAGGGCGTTGAAGGTGTGCGGTTTTCAGTTTGGGCACCCAATGCCAAAAGCGTGTCTGTGATTGGCGACTTCAATTGCTGGAACCGATGTGAGCACTTCATGCGTTTTCATCCGGCAAGTGGTGTATGGGAATTGTTTATACCAGCGTTAAAACCAAACCAATGCTATAAATACGCCATTGTAGATAATTACGGCAACGTACAAGACAAAGCCGATCCTTTCGCGTTTAAAATGCAACAGGCGCCAGGTACCGCGTCGGTGTTACAGCCCCTTAAACAACATAAAGCCTTAACGCAAAGTCAGCTTAGTGCGCGTGCAAAGCGCAATCATGTCAGTGCGCCCGTTAGTATCTATGAGGTACATTTAGGTTCTTGGAAACGTCGAGTCGATGAAGACAATCGTTACCTGACCTACCGTGAGCTTGCAGACGATTTAATCCCATATGTTAAAGATATGGGGTTCACACACCTACAATTGATGCCAATCAGTGAATATCCATTTGATGGCTCTTGGGGATATCAACCAGTAGGCTTGTTTTCTCCGTCGAGTCGCTTTGGCAGCTTTGAAGATTTTATCTATTTTACTGAACGCTGCCACGACGAAGATATTGGTTTATTGATTGATTGGGTACCCGGGCATTTCCCCTCTGATCCGCACGGCTTACACAAATTCGATGGCACACACTTATATGAACATGCTGATAGCCGCCAGGGCTTTCACCCAGACTGGAACACCTATATTTATAATTACGACCGCCCAGAGGTGAAAAGCTTCTTACTCGCAAATGCCATGTATTGGCTAGAGGAGTTTAAGATTGATGGCTTGCGCGTAGATGCCGTTGCATCGATGTTATATCTTGATTACAGCCGTAAAGACGGAGAGTGGATCGCTAACAAGTATGGTGGCCGCGAAAACCTAGGCGCTATCGATTGCCTACAACAAGTTAATACTCGCTGTTATGGAGCAGACTCAAGCATTATGATGATTGCCGAAGAGTCAACAGCGTGGCCTGGCGTTACCAATACGGTCGATAACAATGGACTCGGTTTTGGTTTTAAATGGAACATGGGCTGGATGAACGATAGCTTAAGCTATATGAGTCGCGATCCACTTTATCGCCAGCATCACCATCATGAAATGACATTTTCAATGGCGTATGCCTACTCTGAAAACTACATTCTACCACTTAGTCATGATGAAGTAGTGCATGGCAAAGGGTCTTTATTAAGTAAGATGCCTGGCGATGATTGGCAACAATTCGCAAACCTTCGAGCTTACTTTGCATTTATGTTTGCGCATCCGGGCAAAAAACTACTGTTCATGGGCAGTGAGCTGGCCAGCAGACACGAATGGGATCACAACCAAGGCTTAGATTGGCAGTTGCTTGAACATGAGTCGCATAATGGCATTCAAAAGGTAATTAAAAAACTAAATACGCTTTATACCGCTACCCCTGCACTACATGAATGTGACCATACACCTGCGGGCTTTCAATGGATAGACTGCAATAACGCTGCTCACAGTTTGTTCAGCTTTGCTCGTTTTGGTAAAGAGCGCAACGATCTCACCGTCGTCATTAGCCATTTGGCTCCCTTAGTACATCACCAATACAGGGTCGGTGTCCCCAGAGCTGGCGTGTATGAAGTTGCACTTAATACCGATGATAAAGATCTGTTTGGCTCTGGTGTTAAAGTGGTGGGGTCAAAGCAACAACTCATTCAAACTGAACCGACGCCCTCACATGGCTTTGAGCACAGCATCGTGATCAGCATTCCGCCTCTAGCAACACTTTACTTAAACTGGATCACAGGATAA
- a CDS encoding isoamylase early set domain-containing protein: MLTKRFFKTKDEAEVTFEFSHPQAKKVELVGEFTDWKPLAMKFVKKDKAFKLKQRLPVDKQYHFKYLIDGKQWDNDTQADAYVPNSFGTDNSIVNTQRLV; this comes from the coding sequence ATGTTAACCAAACGCTTTTTTAAAACTAAAGATGAAGCCGAAGTCACCTTCGAATTTTCTCACCCTCAAGCCAAAAAAGTCGAACTTGTTGGCGAGTTTACTGACTGGAAACCGCTCGCGATGAAGTTTGTCAAAAAAGACAAAGCCTTCAAACTCAAGCAACGATTACCTGTTGATAAGCAGTATCACTTTAAGTATCTGATCGATGGCAAACAGTGGGACAACGACACCCAGGCCGACGCATATGTACCAAACAGCTTTGGTACCGACAACAGTATCGTCAATACCCAGCGTTTAGTGTAG
- a CDS encoding GDCCVxC domain-containing (seleno)protein, with translation MKTILESELTCPKCGFKSKETMPTDACLYFYQCSNCDALLKPLKGDCCVFCSYGSVPCPPIQEQGKCC, from the coding sequence GTGAAAACAATATTGGAGTCAGAACTCACCTGCCCTAAATGTGGCTTTAAAAGTAAAGAAACCATGCCTACAGATGCATGTTTATATTTTTATCAATGCAGCAACTGCGACGCGTTATTAAAACCCCTAAAAGGCGACTGCTGTGTGTTTTGCTCTTATGGCAGCGTACCCTGCCCACCCATTCAGGAGCAGGGTAAGTGCTGTTAG
- a CDS encoding Cthe_2314 family HEPN domain-containing protein, whose product MSEMKFDSETLDRCLFIGVVYDLYQPLCFRDFEFGTAPSDVNYVLQVHHRANALNDTFKSLETIYQLLSLTNLPVETPLGNISRYNWVRSILDVMLGRVTSIRDCVFLLIESVYEVGLPPRQVSRKALIKSETILANSRLIKLIDAVAETGKNLREERDRLFHRGERRILGSLPEFYYAASAMEAFGSSGKHTGPNGEELDLEAEHKNVIAEIEGDFNQVVTLLSITLTEIFSNLYPMFKETFIGKMKAGDGISEVALGLIERAEHYNSKLSKK is encoded by the coding sequence ATGTCAGAAATGAAGTTTGATAGTGAGACTTTAGATCGATGCCTATTCATCGGCGTAGTGTACGACTTATACCAACCGCTCTGCTTTCGAGATTTTGAATTTGGAACAGCTCCTTCCGACGTGAACTACGTGTTGCAAGTCCATCACAGGGCAAATGCCCTGAACGATACATTTAAGTCACTTGAAACAATCTATCAATTATTGTCACTGACGAATCTTCCGGTCGAAACGCCACTTGGAAATATTTCACGTTACAACTGGGTGCGTTCGATTCTAGATGTCATGTTAGGTAGAGTAACGTCGATTAGGGATTGCGTATTTCTATTAATTGAATCAGTTTATGAAGTCGGCCTGCCTCCACGTCAGGTATCCAGAAAAGCATTAATTAAAAGTGAAACAATATTAGCTAACAGTAGGCTAATAAAGCTTATAGATGCAGTAGCCGAAACAGGAAAAAATTTGCGTGAGGAAAGAGATAGACTTTTTCACCGAGGAGAGAGAAGAATTTTGGGGAGCCTTCCAGAATTTTATTATGCGGCAAGTGCTATGGAAGCTTTTGGAAGTTCAGGCAAGCATACTGGACCGAATGGTGAAGAATTGGATCTTGAAGCAGAACACAAAAATGTTATCGCTGAGATAGAGGGCGATTTCAATCAAGTTGTAACTTTACTATCGATAACGCTCACTGAAATATTTTCAAACCTTTACCCGATGTTTAAAGAGACATTTATTGGAAAGATGAAGGCCGGAGATGGTATAAGCGAAGTTGCATTGGGTTTAATTGAGCGAGCGGAACACTACAATAGTAAACTATCTAAAAAATAA
- a CDS encoding helix-turn-helix domain-containing protein produces MTSNNKLKRLNTSRDFIADNYHVPLSLSDIAKCSYMSPYHFLRVFKDTYGETPTEFLIRLRVEQAKNMLITENFTVSEVCEKVGYTSLGSFSSLFLKQVGMAPTLYRRKLWALSSEAFRFPAQAIPACYAYHFLRNLTK; encoded by the coding sequence ATGACTTCGAACAATAAGCTTAAAAGGTTGAATACCAGCAGGGATTTTATCGCAGATAATTATCACGTACCGCTGAGCTTATCTGATATAGCAAAGTGCTCATACATGTCTCCTTATCATTTTTTGCGTGTTTTTAAAGATACCTATGGAGAAACGCCCACCGAGTTTTTGATTCGCCTTAGGGTTGAACAAGCTAAAAATATGCTTATTACAGAGAACTTTACTGTCTCAGAAGTTTGCGAAAAAGTCGGATATACGAGTCTGGGTAGCTTTTCGTCGTTGTTTTTAAAGCAAGTTGGTATGGCACCTACTTTATATCGCCGTAAGCTTTGGGCTTTGTCTAGTGAAGCATTCCGCTTCCCGGCGCAAGCTATACCGGCATGTTATGCCTATCATTTTTTGCGCAATTTGACTAAGTAA
- a CDS encoding DUF2798 domain-containing protein — MRLFKKILVMVPVVFTLVGILTFVMTYQNIGFSNSFVEQWLTSTIWAATTMAPIGFVMVAIISKVVNALLPKTRDVIKNAVIGISMAIVMEGFMAAVTTINNVRYVSLEAFVDYWWQAFIIALPVGLLISVFMTLTVKPRLERFMAN, encoded by the coding sequence ATGAGATTATTCAAAAAGATACTTGTTATGGTACCAGTGGTATTTACATTGGTCGGTATCCTCACTTTTGTGATGACCTATCAAAACATCGGATTTTCGAACAGCTTTGTTGAGCAATGGCTCACCTCTACTATTTGGGCTGCGACGACGATGGCGCCTATCGGGTTTGTGATGGTTGCTATCATTTCAAAGGTGGTTAACGCACTGCTACCAAAAACTCGAGACGTTATAAAGAACGCAGTAATCGGCATATCAATGGCAATTGTCATGGAGGGGTTTATGGCAGCGGTTACAACCATAAATAATGTGCGTTACGTTTCATTGGAGGCATTTGTAGATTATTGGTGGCAGGCATTTATCATAGCCTTGCCTGTCGGATTGTTAATCTCAGTATTTATGACCCTAACGGTAAAGCCTCGTCTTGAACGTTTTATGGCCAACTAA